The following are encoded together in the Paraburkholderia sp. BL10I2N1 genome:
- a CDS encoding DUF5943 domain-containing protein: MQPQLPIDVDPNTGVWTSDALPMLYVPRHFFTNNHTAVEEALGRDAYAEILYKAGYKSAYHWCDKEAKQHGISGMAVFEHYLKRLSQRGWGIFTIIEADPGSARARVELRHSSFVLAQPGKHGKLCYMFAGWFAGAMDWVNDTTEAGKGAPRSQSKEIQCAAEGHDHCVFEVSPVAQ; encoded by the coding sequence ATGCAACCGCAACTGCCGATCGACGTCGATCCGAACACTGGCGTCTGGACCTCCGACGCACTGCCGATGCTGTACGTCCCCCGTCATTTCTTCACGAACAATCATACGGCTGTCGAAGAAGCGCTCGGGCGTGACGCCTACGCGGAGATTCTCTACAAGGCTGGTTACAAGTCGGCGTATCACTGGTGCGACAAGGAAGCAAAGCAGCACGGTATCAGCGGCATGGCGGTATTCGAGCATTACCTGAAGCGTCTTTCGCAACGCGGCTGGGGCATTTTTACGATTATCGAAGCCGATCCGGGGAGCGCGCGTGCGCGTGTCGAACTGCGTCACTCGTCGTTTGTCCTCGCGCAGCCGGGCAAACACGGCAAACTTTGCTACATGTTCGCGGGCTGGTTCGCCGGCGCGATGGACTGGGTGAACGACACGACCGAAGCCGGCAAGGGCGCACCGCGCTCGCAGTCGAAGGAAATTCAATGCGCAGCGGAAGGTCACGACCATTGTGTGTTCGAAGTGTCGCCAGTCGCTCAATAA
- a CDS encoding NADH:flavin oxidoreductase, producing the protein MRYPNLFKPLTLNKLTLRNRIVSTAHAEVYAEPGGLPGDRYIRYYEEKAKGGVGLAVCGGSSPVSIDSPQGWWKSVNLSTDRIVDPLGRLAEAMHRHGAKIMIQATHMGRRSAFHGEHWPHLMTPSGVREPVHRGNAKIIEVEEIRRIISDFAAAAKRVQQAGMDGIEISAAHQHLIDQFWSPRTNFRTDEWGGSLENRLRFGVEVLKAVREAVGPDFCVGLRMCGDEFHEDGLDHEQLKEIAQAMSESGLIDYLGVIGSGADTHNTLANCMPPMALPPEPFVHLAAGIKSVVKVPVMHAQSIRDAGQAERLLANGMVDLVGMTRAQIADPHMVIKIRDGREDEIKQCVGANYCIDRQYNGLDVLCVQNAATSREATMPHVIEKTRGPRRKVVVVGAGPAGLEAARVARSRGHEVVLFEKADAVGGQIMLAAKAPQREQMAGIVRWFDMETKRLGVDRRLGVEADEKMILAEKPDIIVLATGGSSFTQQVPAWGVDEGLAVSSWDILAGRVEPKQNVLVYDGVSTHAGAGVADFISSRGSKVEIVTPDVKVADDVGGTTFPIFYRRLYAQGVIHTPNYWLDRVYEEDGKKIAVLRNEYTEEQEERAVDQVVIENGSTPNDALYWKLKPESVNRGQVDVHKLFAAEPQPSLSEELGNGRFLLFRVGDCISMHNIHGAIYDALRLCKDF; encoded by the coding sequence ATGCGTTATCCGAATCTGTTCAAACCCTTGACGCTGAACAAGCTCACGTTGCGCAACCGCATCGTCAGCACGGCGCATGCCGAGGTTTATGCCGAACCGGGCGGTCTGCCGGGCGACCGCTATATCCGTTACTACGAGGAAAAGGCCAAGGGAGGTGTGGGGCTTGCCGTGTGCGGCGGCTCGAGCCCGGTGTCGATCGACAGTCCGCAGGGATGGTGGAAGTCGGTGAATCTGTCGACGGACCGGATCGTCGATCCGCTTGGGCGGCTGGCAGAAGCCATGCATCGTCACGGCGCGAAGATCATGATCCAGGCGACGCACATGGGCCGCCGCTCGGCGTTCCATGGCGAGCACTGGCCGCATCTGATGACGCCGTCCGGTGTGCGCGAACCGGTACACCGCGGCAACGCGAAGATCATCGAGGTCGAGGAAATCCGCCGCATCATCAGCGATTTCGCGGCAGCGGCGAAACGCGTGCAACAGGCCGGCATGGACGGCATCGAGATTTCCGCCGCGCACCAGCATTTGATCGATCAGTTCTGGAGCCCACGCACGAACTTTCGCACTGACGAATGGGGCGGCTCGCTCGAGAACCGTCTGCGCTTTGGCGTGGAAGTGCTCAAGGCCGTGCGTGAAGCGGTCGGCCCGGATTTCTGCGTCGGCCTGCGCATGTGCGGCGATGAATTTCACGAAGATGGTCTGGATCACGAGCAGTTGAAGGAGATCGCGCAGGCGATGTCCGAATCCGGCCTGATCGATTACCTCGGTGTGATCGGCTCCGGCGCGGACACGCACAATACGCTCGCGAACTGCATGCCGCCTATGGCATTGCCGCCTGAACCGTTCGTGCATCTGGCGGCAGGCATCAAATCGGTTGTCAAGGTACCGGTGATGCATGCGCAAAGTATCCGCGATGCAGGGCAAGCCGAACGTCTGCTCGCCAATGGCATGGTCGACCTCGTCGGCATGACGCGTGCGCAGATCGCCGACCCGCACATGGTCATCAAGATCCGCGACGGCCGCGAAGATGAAATCAAACAATGCGTCGGCGCCAACTATTGCATCGACCGCCAGTACAACGGCCTCGATGTGCTGTGCGTGCAGAACGCCGCCACTTCGCGCGAAGCGACGATGCCGCACGTGATCGAGAAGACACGCGGGCCGCGCCGCAAGGTGGTGGTCGTCGGCGCGGGTCCTGCTGGTCTGGAAGCGGCACGCGTCGCGCGCTCGCGCGGCCACGAGGTCGTGCTGTTCGAAAAGGCCGACGCTGTTGGCGGCCAGATCATGCTCGCGGCGAAAGCGCCGCAGCGTGAGCAGATGGCGGGCATCGTCCGCTGGTTCGATATGGAAACGAAGCGCCTTGGCGTGGATCGGCGTCTTGGCGTTGAAGCCGACGAGAAGATGATTCTCGCGGAAAAGCCGGACATCATCGTGCTGGCAACGGGCGGCTCGAGCTTCACGCAACAGGTGCCGGCATGGGGCGTCGACGAAGGGCTCGCCGTCAGTTCATGGGACATCCTCGCCGGTCGCGTCGAGCCAAAGCAGAACGTGCTGGTTTATGACGGCGTCAGCACGCATGCGGGCGCCGGCGTAGCGGACTTCATCTCCAGCCGCGGCTCGAAGGTCGAAATCGTCACGCCGGATGTGAAAGTGGCCGACGACGTCGGCGGTACGACATTCCCGATCTTCTATCGACGCCTCTATGCGCAGGGCGTGATTCACACGCCGAACTACTGGCTCGATCGCGTCTACGAAGAGGATGGCAAGAAGATCGCCGTGCTGCGCAACGAATACACCGAGGAACAGGAAGAGCGGGCGGTCGATCAGGTGGTGATCGAAAACGGCAGCACGCCCAACGACGCGTTGTACTGGAAGCTCAAGCCGGAATCGGTGAACCGCGGCCAGGTCGATGTGCACAAGCTGTTCGCTGCGGAGCCGCAGCCGTCGCTGTCCGAGGAACTGGGCAACGGCCGCTTCCTGCTGTTCCGTGTTGGCGACTGCATCTCGATGCATAACATTCACGGCGCGATCTACGACGCGCTGCGTCTTTGCAAGGACTTTTGA
- a CDS encoding dipeptidase produces the protein MSNLHENSIIIDGLNISKFDRSVFEDMRKGGITAANCTVSVWESFTKTVDNIALMKQQIRANSELLTLVRTTEDIARAKKENRTGVILGFQNAHAFEDNLGYIEAFADMGVRVVQLCYNTQNLVGTGCYERDGGLSDFGREVITEMNRVGIMVDLSHVGGNTSSEAIAFSKKPVCYSHCLPSGLKEHPRNKSDEQLKEIADAGGFIGVTMFAPFLKRGIDATVEDYIEAIDYVVNLVGEDTVGIGTDFTQGYSVDFFDWLTHDKGRYRRLTNFGKVVNPEGIRTIGEFPNLTSAMERAGWSETRIRKIMGENWVRVFRDVWGA, from the coding sequence ATGAGCAATCTGCATGAGAACAGCATCATCATCGACGGCCTGAACATTTCGAAATTTGACCGCTCGGTGTTCGAGGACATGAGGAAGGGCGGCATCACCGCGGCGAACTGTACGGTGTCGGTGTGGGAGAGCTTTACGAAGACCGTCGACAACATCGCGTTGATGAAGCAGCAGATCCGCGCAAACAGCGAGCTGCTAACGCTCGTGCGCACCACCGAAGACATTGCGCGTGCGAAGAAGGAAAACCGCACCGGCGTGATTCTGGGTTTTCAGAACGCGCATGCCTTCGAGGACAACCTCGGCTACATCGAAGCCTTCGCCGACATGGGCGTGCGCGTCGTGCAGCTTTGCTACAACACGCAGAACCTCGTTGGCACCGGTTGCTACGAGCGCGACGGCGGGCTGTCGGATTTCGGCCGCGAAGTGATCACCGAAATGAACCGGGTTGGGATCATGGTGGATCTGTCGCACGTTGGCGGCAATACGTCGTCGGAGGCGATCGCGTTCTCGAAGAAACCGGTCTGCTATTCGCATTGCCTGCCGTCGGGTCTCAAGGAGCATCCGCGCAACAAGTCCGATGAACAACTGAAGGAAATCGCCGATGCCGGCGGCTTCATCGGCGTAACGATGTTCGCGCCGTTCCTCAAGCGCGGTATCGATGCGACGGTGGAAGACTACATCGAAGCCATCGACTATGTCGTCAATCTGGTCGGCGAGGATACGGTGGGCATCGGCACCGATTTCACGCAGGGCTACAGTGTGGACTTCTTCGACTGGCTCACGCACGACAAGGGCCGCTATCGCCGTCTGACGAACTTCGGCAAGGTCGTGAACCCGGAAGGCATCCGCACGATCGGCGAGTTCCCGAACCTGACCTCGGCGATGGAGCGCGCCGGCTGGAGCGAGACGCGCATCCGCAAGATCATGGGCGAAAACTGGGTGCGCGTGTTCCGCGATGTCTGGGGCGCATAA